Proteins encoded by one window of Phalacrocorax aristotelis unplaced genomic scaffold, bGulAri2.1 scaffold_339, whole genome shotgun sequence:
- the LOC142051212 gene encoding LOW QUALITY PROTEIN: lutropin subunit beta-like (The sequence of the model RefSeq protein was modified relative to this genomic sequence to represent the inferred CDS: inserted 3 bases in 3 codons) yields MGGGGVPAFVALSPSPRQPWGGGQPGVGVGDKGDPPPPPDKRWRPHGSMGGAQVLVLVTLMGTPMALGSPIAAGDHMAVGXPMVVGGPMVVGSPTAGGGPGRPPCRPXNVTVAVEKDECPQCLAVTTTACGGYCRTREPVYRSPLGTPSQAACTYFGVRYERWVXGGCPPGIDPGVAVPVALGCRCGRCPMATADCTVAGLGPAFCGAPAGFGGQ; encoded by the exons atggggggggggggtgtccccgcCTTTGTGGccttgtccccctcccccaggcagccttggggtggggggcagccgggggtgggggtgggggataaaggggaccccccaccccccccagacAAGAGGTGGCGGCCCCACGGCAGCATGGGGGGGGCACAG GTCTTGGTGCTGGTGACACTGATGGGGACCCCCATGGCCTTGGGGAGTCCCATAGCGGCGGGGGACCACATGGCCGTGG GCCCCATGGTTGTGGGGGGCCCCATGGTTGTGGGGAGCCCCACGGCtgggggggggccgggccgccccccgTGTCGCC TTAACGTGACGGTGGCCGTGGAGAAGGACGAGTGTCCCCAGTGCCTGGCCGTGACCACCACGGCTTGTGGGGGGTACTGCCGCACCCGG GAGCCGGTGTACCGCAGCCCCCTGGGCACCCCGTCTCAAGCAGCCTGTACCTATTTCGGGGTGCGCTACGAGCGGTGGG TTGGGGGCTGCCCCCCCGGGATCGACCCCGGCGTCGCCGTCCCCGTGGCCCTCGGCTGCCGCTGCGGCCGCTGCCCCATGGCCACGGCCGACTGCACCGTGGCCGGGCTGGGCCCCGCCTTCTGCGGCGCCCCGGCGGGTTTTGGGGGGCAATAA
- the LOC142051209 gene encoding uncharacterized protein LOC142051209 — MKGVPVAMATKGIPVTMATGEGDPGLVVAEGRAIRAATVAMATRKSIIIIIIIIMTMGIPTAIAMVTGNPLTIIFITLTMAVATRKPTAIIIIIIIVTTTPPAIATATRKAPPTRRRKVTGPVAVMTMVMMKVTGPIAVTTAKVTLRTPAIATATKAVAMATTPTALVTPPAPKRRMRMMRRRRRRKRMVTRIALRRMKGARRRRRRKRMRPKGDTSLAPSAATAPSASTARSAPAVPAPRVTPVTTVPTARGASSATCVPAV; from the exons ATGAAGGGCGTCCCCGTTGCCATGGCGACGAAGGGCATCCCCGTCACCATGGCGACGGGGGAGGGGGACCCCGGGTTGGTTGTGGCGGAGGGGAGGGCGATCAGGGCGGCGACGGTCGCCATGGCGACGAGGAAgagcatcatcatcatcatcatcatcatcatgaCGATGGGGATCCCCACGGCCATCGCCATGGTAACGGGGAACCCCCTCACCATCATCTTCATCACCTTGACGATGGCCGTGGCGACGAGGAAGCCCACcgccatcatcatcatcatcatcatcgtcaCCACGACCCCGCCGGCCATCGCCACGGCGACGAGGAAGGCCCCGCCaacgaggaggaggaaggtcaCCGGCCCCGTGGCCGTGATGACGATGGTGATGATGAAGGTCACCGGCCCCATCGCCGTGACGACGGCGAAGGTCACGCTGAGGACCCCCGCCATCGCCACGGCGACGAAGGCCGTCGCCATGGCGACCACCCCCACGGCCTTGGTGACCCCCCCAGCTCcgaagaggaggatgaggatgatgaggaggaggaggaggaggaagaggatggtgACGAGAATAGCTCTGAGGAGGATGAAG ggagcgaggaggaggaggaggaggaagaggatgaggCCGAAGGGCGATaccagcctggctccatctgCCGCTACTGCACCTTCTGCAAG cactgccaggtctGCGCCCGCTGTCCCTGCGCCGAGGGTGACACCGGTGACCACTGTCCCCACTGCCAG gggtGCCAGTTCTGCTACCTGTGTCCCTGCTGTGTGA